The sequence below is a genomic window from Takifugu flavidus isolate HTHZ2018 chromosome 11, ASM371156v2, whole genome shotgun sequence.
TGTGGTTAAATGTGATGGTTAGAAGAACAGACCAGCATTGTTTTCCCATTCCCTGGAGGCCCAAATAATAGCAAGCCACGTGCTGGAGCTCTGAGACCAGTAAACAGCTGGAGGTAGGAATAGGAAACATCAATTAACCAAacgatttaaaaaataaagcagaccAAGTGTCAGATTGAGATCACCTCTGGCCTTAAGGCAGGAAGGATGACGATTTCCTGGAGGGCCTGTTTGGCAAGTTCCTGCCCAGCAATGTCTTCAAATGATACAGATGCTCCACTATAAAGCATTTCACACAGGAAAAGTTAACACCATTTTCCTTCGAATACAACATCCCGTAAAATGTACAGATGCCAATGTGGTAAAAAAAATACCTTTCAACAATTTCAttcagaatcaaactggccaaTTTGCTGTCCACGTTCTTAAAGTTTTTCATGTCCCTCCTTGGCGCTTTTACGGCTaaatttttcccattttgatcTTTTCCTGCCTGCGGGGAGACCTTAGCGAGCAATATTAGCAAAGGTTTAGAATTATAGGCAAATATGAAACTTCAATACAACTAAAGACCCCAAAGTTAAGTTCACCTTGAAGTCAGTGAATTTGGAGGCAGGCCGGACCGAGGTGAGAGACCGGTTGGTGCCGGCACCCCTGGGTGCAGGCTGACCTTTCGGTACCCCTTTTGCTTGTGGAACAGCATGGTTCGGGGTTCGTCGAGGAACGCTACTCTTTTTAGATTCCAGTGTTGactctgaaaaacaaacacatgggTTCAAGCACACGGAGGGCAGGGAAAACCTGTGCAGCATCAAACAGGAGACGGACCTAAGAGGGCGAGCCTATCCTTTGCCATACTGAGATTGGTGATCATTTTATCTTGAAGTCTCCTCGCTCGTTCATACTGATCTCCTGCAAACAAGCCATGCTGCTTAGAGAGGCCATACGTACATCAGCTGCAtatttaggttagggttgggtcatTACCTCCTCGGGTGAGCTCCACTGCAATGCCTCTTTCAAGCTCAGCGATCCCCTTCTTGTACCACTGCACCGCCTGTTCCTTCTCTCCTGCCACCAGAGGGAGGCTTGTTTGTCAACACCAAATCAATAACACCACCAGGCAAAAAATCCCCAAACCTGTATCGTCTTCGTCGATCCTCAGTGCTCTTGAAATATATTCAAACGCCTGCTGGTGGTAGTTTTTAATAACTTCCCCGCTGTCCTTGTTTTTACTTGCGTTCATTTTGGCTGGAACTACACCGTCGTTGCCGTCGCTTTGTTCTCGCTTGTCACGCAGAACTAGTCAGTTTTTTCGAATGACACGTCAAAATGTTGCCTTTAAATGACATTTACGATCAAATGGCACCAAGGTATTTGCTGTAGTATTTGAAGCGACTTCTCGTTGCAAATATTGCAACAGACTCACCATAACACCAACTCCGTTACAGCTTCCGGTTGCTCCTGTGTCCCCTACAATTCCGTCCCCCACACCAGTTCCGCCGGAATTGTCAAATAAACGGGACAGAATTTACGGTTACAAATTTTGGCTTTAATTATGAGTCCAGTCAGGAAAATTATAATAATGTTTCTATTTAGGTGGATCCCCGACAAACACGATACAACCACACGTTTCTCGTACCTGCAAACGGCTAGTAGAGAAGGTCTTTAAGTCTGATAATCAAATGCATTTGATGGCACACGATTTTGGAGCTAAAATAGCAGTTTTATtggaaaaaacataaataagatAAATATATGGGATTAGACATGATGACATTTCAAACTTATGGAATTCGTTCGAATAAATCCCAATATTCTCGGGTACATGATAAAATAGTCATTTACGTAACGGTGTACATTTCAGATTCCAGATTAAAAAACCGTAAATTTCGTGACCCGGTAATCTCTGTAAAAACGCCCCCGCCTCCGTCCACGAATCACTTTTCACCGGCTAATCGAATAACCAATCAAAATACTTGacgtcattaaaaaaaaaaatcccgataCTGACGTTCCGCATCTGATTTCCATCCCCGGACAAACCAGCATATCTCACTTTTTCGACTGTGACACAATCTCAGGCTGGTTCACACAATTCTTAAATAAACGTTTGGTTGCGCTGGGGATTAAATCTGTGATCGTCCCGCTGACGGTAGCAAACTTCTCACCGACAGCGACGCGACGACCGACGGACGGAAGAGCTAACATTAGCCCAGCTGGCTCTCTCCACCGGGGCTGCTCTTTGTCTGGACAACTTAACGCTAGCTAGCAGTcgtctcctcttctccaggtttACCCTCATTGGCAGTGGCCACTTCACTTCGCCTTCGCCCGACAGAAGCTAAGCAGACCAAGATAGGTGGTTTGGGAACCAAGATGTCCAAACCCGGGCTATACAGAGAAGCGAGTCACTCCGGCAGCTGGTACTCTGCCTCGGGTAATTGCCATTGCGGCTCGTTAGCATGCGTTATGCTAGCTGCGGGAATTGTGTTTGTTTCTAGTTTGTTTTGTGGTCGTCATGGTGTCGTTTTGACGTCTTCGTGTTCCCAGACAGCAGCCTAGCAGGACCGCTATTTTCGGGAGAGATGTCAGCAGGGCTTTAACACTCGATAATCGATCCGAGGAGTCTGCTGTCTTGGCTCACATTTAGCCGCTGCTGACAGCCTCATCCCGTCATCCCATTTGGCTCAAGATGAAGTCAGGCTTACTCAGCAGATCCCCCCGTGTAAATGATTGAAAATTATTGTCCTTTGACGGTCAATAATGTGGTCTGTATGTGCTAACTTGGCTAACGTTGCCCAACTTCCTGGCCTATCTGCTTTGTTGCTAGGGACGACCCTTTTCCTCGGAATGACAGCTCTTGACATGTAGTTTTATTGGTAGTTTTCCTCCCCCGAATGCTGACTGGCACGAATGAAGTGCAAAAATAACTCGCTGTCATGGACCATGTGTCCGGCTGCTGTGGCCCTCAGCCAGCCGGCCCCTGCACCTCCTTTACCGGCGTTGCACCGGGTTAGGGTTCGACACCATCGCATCTCCAAGTTGCGTTTAAAGAACTGACTTTCCCCTCCAGATCTCCACGCCTTCACTTTTATTCCATGTTCCCTCAGTTTTGGTGCTGAACATCTGGACTAGCCTTGTGTTGACCCCCTATGCAACGCGTCAGTCTTCTTGAGGAGACCCTGTTTGGATGAATGTGTCTAAAAGGGTTAACAACCGTAACAACTGTTGTGGGTCATAGACTCGGACCCTAACAAGCTTTTCTCCACCGTTTTTACCATTGACAGCTTTACTAATAACCTCCAAATGAATCAGGTTGATTCAGATCAGAGAGATCTGGACCGTCAAGACAAGCAGATTGTTGGTTGGCTGAGATCAGGTTGGAGTTCAAATCCCTTCATTGATTAAAGTCAGTGTATCTGCTCTGTCTTTAGGATCCCAGCTGAATGCACAATTGGAAGACTGGCTTTCCAAAGCAAACTCCAAAAGAAGACCCGCTCGAGCGATCATAGCACCGTGAGCATGAATAAAGCCCGTTGGAACATCTCAGGACCTCCGTGTTAGTTGACATGTCTCTGTTTGTAGGCACGCTGGCTACTCTTACTGCGGCGCTTGTGCGGCTCACGCCTACAAGCAGGTTGATCCCACTGTCACGTAAGTCCTCCACTCTTCTCTCTGACCAGATGTTAGCGGAGATAAAAGCCGCTCGAGTCCGCCTTCAGAACGTGATGCTGACGTGTCGCCCTTCAGCCGCAGGGTGTTTATCCTGGGACCTTCACACCACGTGCACCTGACCTG
It includes:
- the spast gene encoding spastin isoform X2, with translation MNASKNKDSGEVIKNYHQQAFEYISRALRIDEDDTGEKEQAVQWYKKGIAELERGIAVELTRGGDQYERARRLQDKMITNLSMAKDRLALLESTLESKKSSVPRRTPNHAVPQAKGVPKGQPAPRGAGTNRSLTSVRPASKFTDFKAGKDQNGKNLAVKAPRRDMKNFKNVDSKLASLILNEIVESGASVSFEDIAGQELAKQALQEIVILPALRPELFTGLRAPARGLLLFGPPGNGKTMLAKAVAAESNATFFNISAASLTSKYVGEGEKLVRALFAVARELQPSIIFIDEVDSLLCERREGEHDASRRLKTEFLIEFDGVQSRGDDRVLVMGATNRPQELDEAVLRRFPKRIYVAMPDTETRFTLLKNLLGKHRNPLSQAELSSLAKNTSGYSGSDLTSLAKDAALGPIREMGPEQVRNMSASEMRNIQMKDFEHSLKRIRPSVSPATLTLYARWNKDFGDTTAF
- the spast gene encoding spastin isoform X1, producing MNASKNKDSGEVIKNYHQQAFEYISRALRIDEDDTGEKEQAVQWYKKGIAELERGIAVELTRGGDQYERARRLQDKMITNLSMAKDRLALLESTLESKKSSVPRRTPNHAVPQAKGVPKGQPAPRGAGTNRSLTSVRPASKFTDFKVSPQAGKDQNGKNLAVKAPRRDMKNFKNVDSKLASLILNEIVESGASVSFEDIAGQELAKQALQEIVILPALRPELFTGLRAPARGLLLFGPPGNGKTMLAKAVAAESNATFFNISAASLTSKYVGEGEKLVRALFAVARELQPSIIFIDEVDSLLCERREGEHDASRRLKTEFLIEFDGVQSRGDDRVLVMGATNRPQELDEAVLRRFPKRIYVAMPDTETRFTLLKNLLGKHRNPLSQAELSSLAKNTSGYSGSDLTSLAKDAALGPIREMGPEQVRNMSASEMRNIQMKDFEHSLKRIRPSVSPATLTLYARWNKDFGDTTAF